One window of the Mycobacterium xenopi genome contains the following:
- the rho gene encoding transcription termination factor Rho — MTDTDLITAGDSTNNDKLSSSVTSQTVLPTDSNTESAAPSEAGTAVSDGSLSAMVLPELRALANRAGVKGASGMRKNELIAAIRETQGQANGGQSDVAASPDSDHSANDAAGAQVEASAGSAGAEASSRERRSAVREPGSPAATAVAEQGEVDQVDAVPAETAPPDTKPEQAEKPSEVGGDQQGPDGQGRADEEGEGRQGRRGRRFRERRRRGERLGDGADAELREDDVVQPVAGILDVLDNYAFVRTSGYLAGPHDVYVSMNMVRKNGLRRGDAITGAVRVPREGEQPNQRQKFNPLVRLDSVNGGPVEDAKKRPDFGKLTPLYPNQRLRLETSTEKLTTRVIDLVMPIGKGQRALIVSPPKAGKTTILKDIANAITKNNPECHLMVVLVDERPEEVTDMQRSVKGEVIASTFDRPPSDHTTVAELAIERAKRLVEQRQDVVVLLDSITRLGRAYNNASPASGRILSGGVDSTALYPPKRFLGAARNIEEGGSLTVIATAMVETGSQGDTVIFEEFKGTGNAELKLDRKIAERRVFPAVDVNPSGTRKDELLLSPDEFAIVHKLRRLLSGLDPHQAIDLLISQLRKTKNNYEFLVQVSKTTPGSLDTD; from the coding sequence GTGACTGATACGGACCTCATCACGGCGGGCGACAGCACCAACAACGACAAGCTGTCGAGTTCCGTGACCTCACAAACTGTTTTGCCCACTGACTCCAACACCGAAAGCGCGGCGCCATCCGAAGCCGGGACTGCGGTGTCGGACGGTTCGCTGTCAGCGATGGTGCTGCCCGAGCTGCGGGCGCTGGCCAATCGAGCTGGCGTCAAAGGCGCGTCGGGCATGCGCAAAAACGAACTGATCGCCGCGATCCGAGAAACTCAGGGCCAGGCTAACGGCGGGCAATCCGACGTCGCAGCTTCACCTGACAGCGATCACAGCGCGAACGACGCTGCGGGCGCGCAGGTCGAAGCGTCGGCCGGATCGGCCGGTGCCGAGGCGTCGAGCCGGGAACGACGCAGCGCCGTCCGGGAGCCCGGATCACCCGCTGCGACGGCAGTCGCTGAGCAGGGCGAAGTCGACCAGGTCGACGCGGTACCCGCTGAAACCGCTCCACCAGACACCAAGCCGGAGCAAGCCGAGAAACCCAGCGAAGTTGGCGGTGATCAGCAAGGTCCCGACGGGCAGGGACGCGCCGACGAGGAGGGGGAAGGCCGGCAGGGCCGCCGAGGACGGCGGTTCCGTGAGCGCAGGCGTCGTGGTGAACGCCTAGGCGACGGCGCCGACGCCGAGCTGCGGGAAGACGATGTCGTTCAGCCGGTGGCCGGCATTCTTGACGTTCTCGACAATTACGCGTTTGTGCGCACCTCCGGTTACCTGGCCGGCCCGCACGACGTCTACGTGTCGATGAACATGGTGCGAAAGAACGGCTTGCGTCGGGGTGACGCGATCACCGGTGCCGTTCGGGTGCCCAGGGAGGGCGAGCAGCCCAACCAGCGCCAGAAGTTCAATCCGCTGGTGCGTCTGGACAGCGTCAACGGCGGGCCGGTCGAGGACGCCAAGAAACGTCCGGATTTCGGCAAGCTAACCCCCCTGTACCCCAACCAGCGGCTCCGCCTGGAAACCTCCACCGAGAAGCTGACCACCCGGGTTATCGACCTGGTCATGCCGATCGGTAAGGGTCAGCGCGCGCTGATCGTCTCGCCCCCGAAGGCGGGTAAGACCACGATCCTCAAGGACATCGCCAACGCGATCACCAAGAACAATCCGGAATGCCACTTGATGGTCGTCCTGGTCGACGAGCGGCCGGAAGAGGTCACCGATATGCAGCGCTCGGTCAAGGGCGAGGTGATCGCCTCCACCTTCGACCGGCCACCGTCAGACCACACCACAGTTGCCGAACTTGCGATCGAGCGAGCCAAGCGGCTCGTCGAGCAGCGCCAAGACGTCGTCGTGTTGCTCGACTCGATCACCCGGTTGGGACGCGCCTACAACAACGCCTCGCCGGCGTCGGGGCGCATTCTGTCCGGTGGTGTGGACTCCACGGCGCTGTACCCGCCGAAGCGGTTCCTCGGGGCGGCCCGCAACATCGAAGAAGGCGGTTCGCTGACGGTGATCGCGACGGCGATGGTGGAGACCGGCTCGCAGGGTGACACCGTGATCTTCGAGGAGTTCAAGGGCACCGGCAACGCCGAACTCAAACTGGACCGCAAGATCGCTGAACGGCGAGTGTTCCCCGCGGTCGACGTGAACCCCTCCGGTACCCGCAAGGACGAGCTGTTGCTCTCGCCCGACGAGTTCGCGATCGTGCACAAGCTGCGGCGGCTGCTGTCCGGCCTGGACCCGCATCAGGCGATCGACTTGCTGATCTCGCAGCTGCGCAAGACGAAGAACAACTACGAGTTCCTGGTGCAGGTGTCCAAGACGACTCCGGGCAGTCTCGACACCGACTAG
- the lysA gene encoding diaminopimelate decarboxylase, producing MQPPTAEELTRLPRNIWPRNVSREYDGVVAIAGVSLVDLAREYGTPLFVIDEDDFRWRCRDTATAFGGAQNVHYAAKAFLCSGIARWIDEEGLSLDVCTGGELAVALHAQFPAERITFHGNNKSVAELTAAVKAGVGHVVVDSMTEIERLDAIAADAGVVQDVLIRLTVGVEAHTHEFISTAHEDQKFGLSVSSGAAMAAVRRVFAAENLRLVGLHSHIGSQILDVAGFELAAQRVIGLLRDIVGEFGATKSAPISMVDLGGGMGISYLPHDDPPSMSELAAKLNAVVRNESAAAGLSPPRLVVEPGRAIAGPGTITLYEVGTVKDVDVSATAQRRYVSVDGGMSDNIRTALYGAQYDVRLVSRRSDAAPVLARVVGKHCESGDVVVRDAWVPADLQPGDLVGVGATGAYCYALSSRYNMIGRPAVAAVRNGQARLILRRETIDDLLSLEVR from the coding sequence CTGCAGCCGCCAACCGCAGAAGAGCTGACACGTCTACCACGAAACATATGGCCCCGCAACGTGTCTCGTGAGTACGACGGCGTGGTAGCGATAGCCGGAGTTTCCCTGGTCGATCTTGCCCGCGAGTACGGCACGCCGCTGTTCGTCATCGATGAAGACGACTTCCGTTGGCGCTGCCGCGACACGGCGACTGCCTTTGGCGGTGCCCAAAATGTGCACTATGCCGCGAAAGCGTTTCTGTGCAGCGGAATCGCGCGGTGGATTGACGAGGAAGGGTTATCCCTTGACGTGTGTACCGGCGGCGAGTTGGCGGTCGCGTTACACGCGCAGTTTCCCGCTGAGCGGATCACTTTCCACGGCAACAACAAGTCGGTTGCCGAGTTGACCGCCGCCGTCAAGGCCGGGGTGGGCCATGTCGTGGTGGACTCCATGACCGAGATCGAACGCCTCGACGCCATCGCCGCCGATGCCGGCGTCGTCCAAGACGTTCTGATCCGGCTGACCGTCGGTGTCGAAGCACACACTCACGAGTTCATCTCGACGGCTCACGAAGACCAGAAATTTGGCTTGTCGGTGTCCAGCGGCGCCGCCATGGCTGCGGTCCGACGCGTGTTCGCTGCCGAAAACCTTCGACTTGTCGGCCTGCACAGCCATATCGGCTCGCAGATCTTGGATGTCGCCGGCTTCGAGCTCGCGGCGCAGCGTGTCATCGGCCTGCTGCGTGACATTGTCGGCGAATTCGGCGCGACGAAGAGTGCACCAATAAGCATGGTCGACCTTGGCGGCGGAATGGGAATTTCGTATCTGCCGCACGATGATCCACCGTCGATGAGCGAGTTGGCGGCCAAGCTCAACGCCGTTGTGCGCAACGAGTCGGCCGCGGCCGGCTTGTCGCCACCTAGGCTGGTGGTCGAACCCGGACGCGCGATTGCCGGGCCGGGAACCATCACCCTCTATGAGGTCGGCACCGTCAAAGACGTCGACGTCAGCGCTACTGCGCAACGCCGCTACGTCAGCGTGGACGGCGGAATGAGCGACAATATCCGCACCGCGCTCTACGGTGCGCAATATGACGTCCGACTAGTCTCCCGACGCAGCGACGCGGCGCCGGTACTTGCTCGTGTGGTCGGAAAGCATTGTGAGAGCGGCGATGTCGTCGTTCGCGATGCTTGGGTTCCGGCAGACCTGCAGCCGGGCGATTTGGTGGGGGTGGGGGCGACCGGGGCCTATTGCTACGCGCTGTCGAGCCGTTACAACATGATCGGCCGCCCGGCAGTGGCCGCGGTGCGCAACGGGCAGGCCCGGCTGATCCTTCGGCGCGAGACAATCGATGATCTACTGAGCCTGGAAGTGAGGTGA
- a CDS encoding DUF732 domain-containing protein, which yields MSTTRRMLISTLVGVALAVNVAALQPAQAGADPGTDFLARLNWYGIDLSALMGRPISRQDAIELGQDICTELHNGNTPVAVADQIYREMPRITDKQAANLVSAAQFAICPDTL from the coding sequence ATGAGCACCACTCGGAGAATGTTGATCAGCACTCTGGTCGGAGTCGCGCTCGCCGTGAACGTGGCTGCCTTGCAACCTGCTCAGGCCGGCGCCGATCCCGGCACTGATTTCCTTGCCAGGCTGAACTGGTACGGGATCGACTTGTCGGCATTGATGGGTCGCCCGATCAGCCGACAGGACGCTATCGAGCTGGGGCAGGATATCTGCACCGAACTCCACAACGGAAACACCCCAGTGGCCGTGGCCGATCAGATTTACCGGGAGATGCCGCGCATCACCGATAAGCAGGCAGCCAATCTGGTGTCGGCAGCTCAGTTCGCGATTTGTCCCGACACACTCTGA
- a CDS encoding 3'(2'),5'-bisphosphate nucleotidase CysQ → MSDHELAARLATQAGELLLAVRNELAGAPAAERKAAGDKRSHDFLMEALARARPEDAVLSEEGDDDALRLGAERVWIVDPLDGTREFSEPGREDWAVHVALWESGELVAGAVALPAQGRTLATPHVAASPAHRGPPRVVVSRTRPPAIALQVRDQLAGTLVELGSAGAKVAAIIHGLADVYVHAGGQYEWDSAAPVAVARAAGLHTSRIDGSALVYNQPDPLLPDLLVCRPEHAEAVLAVTG, encoded by the coding sequence GTGAGCGATCACGAGCTGGCCGCCCGGTTGGCCACCCAGGCCGGAGAGCTGCTGCTAGCGGTGCGCAACGAGCTCGCGGGAGCACCCGCTGCTGAACGAAAAGCCGCAGGCGACAAGCGATCGCACGACTTCTTGATGGAGGCACTGGCCAGGGCGCGGCCCGAAGATGCCGTGCTGTCCGAAGAAGGCGACGACGACGCACTGCGATTAGGGGCTGAGCGGGTCTGGATCGTCGACCCGTTGGACGGCACGCGGGAGTTCTCCGAACCGGGCCGCGAGGACTGGGCGGTCCACGTGGCGCTGTGGGAATCCGGGGAACTCGTCGCAGGTGCCGTCGCGCTGCCCGCTCAGGGTCGTACCCTGGCCACGCCGCACGTCGCAGCCTCGCCGGCACACCGCGGCCCGCCACGCGTCGTCGTCTCACGCACCCGCCCGCCGGCGATTGCACTGCAAGTGCGTGACCAACTCGCCGGCACCCTGGTGGAACTCGGCTCGGCTGGTGCCAAAGTCGCCGCGATCATCCACGGCCTGGCCGACGTGTACGTCCACGCCGGCGGGCAGTACGAATGGGACTCGGCGGCACCGGTCGCGGTGGCTCGCGCGGCCGGCCTGCATACCTCGCGTATCGACGGGTCGGCGCTGGTCTACAACCAACCCGATCCGCTGCTTCCCGATCTGCTGGTGTGCCGGCCCGAGCACGCCGAGGCGGTGCTGGCCGTCACCGGTTGA
- a CDS encoding Rrf2 family transcriptional regulator, whose product MRMSAKAEYAVRAMIQLATVDSGELVKTDDLAHAQGIPPQFLVDILSDLRTDRLVRSHRGRDGGYELARPGTEISIADVLRCIDGPLASVRDIGLGDLPYSGPTAALTDVWRALRASMRSVLEETTLADVAAGTLPKHVKQLADDYRAQEKKRHGPRSAS is encoded by the coding sequence GTGCGCATGTCGGCCAAGGCGGAATACGCGGTCCGGGCGATGATCCAGCTCGCCACGGTCGATAGCGGTGAGCTTGTCAAGACCGATGACCTGGCTCATGCGCAGGGCATACCGCCGCAATTTCTCGTCGACATCCTCTCCGACCTGCGTACCGACCGCCTGGTCCGAAGCCACCGGGGCCGCGACGGCGGATATGAGCTAGCCCGGCCGGGCACCGAGATCAGCATCGCTGACGTGCTGCGCTGTATCGACGGTCCGCTGGCCAGTGTGCGCGACATCGGGCTGGGCGACCTGCCCTATTCCGGGCCGACGGCCGCGCTGACCGATGTGTGGCGGGCGCTGCGCGCGAGCATGCGCTCGGTGCTGGAGGAAACGACCCTGGCCGACGTGGCCGCGGGCACGCTGCCCAAGCATGTCAAACAACTCGCCGACGACTACCGCGCTCAGGAAAAGAAGCGGCACGGCCCGCGCAGCGCCAGCTGA
- a CDS encoding VOC family protein has translation MGISFNHTIVAARDKKASAQFLTELFGLPDPVPVGRFMAVTLEHGATLDYADVPEGEEIRPQHYAFLVSEDDFDAIYGKICARGMQHWADPRGERPGEINRNHGGRGVYFRDPNGHHLEILTRPYGSSG, from the coding sequence ATGGGTATCAGTTTCAACCACACTATCGTCGCGGCGCGCGACAAGAAGGCATCCGCGCAGTTTCTCACCGAGTTGTTCGGGCTGCCGGACCCAGTGCCGGTGGGCCGGTTCATGGCCGTCACCCTCGAACACGGCGCCACCCTCGACTACGCCGACGTGCCCGAGGGGGAAGAGATCCGGCCCCAGCACTACGCATTCCTCGTGTCGGAGGACGACTTTGATGCGATCTACGGCAAGATCTGCGCGCGCGGCATGCAGCACTGGGCTGATCCGCGCGGGGAACGACCCGGGGAGATCAACCGCAACCATGGCGGCCGCGGCGTCTACTTCCGCGACCCGAATGGCCACCACCTGGAGATCCTCACTCGCCCCTACGGCTCGAGCGGCTGA
- a CDS encoding IS1634 family transposase, with the protein MYVARVPNRGSPPAILLRESYREGGKVKNRTLANLTRWPQDKVEALSRVLKGQPAGQDLAEAFDVTRSLPHGHVAAVLGTARRLGIEELIDPTPSRRRDLVVARLVAQVIDPGSKLAFARGLRAETATSSLGEVLGLSGCDEDDLYAAMDWALARKDGIENALAARHLTDGTLVLYDVSSAAFEGRTCPLGKIGHARDGVKGRLQIVYGLLCSPAGIPIAIEVFEGNTADPKTLAAQITKLKTRFGLSNIALVGDRGMITSARIDKELRPAQLDWISALRAPQINALVNQGALQLSLFDQQNLFEITHPDYPGERLVCCHNPALAHQRARKRDELLAATEAELAKIAAATSRARRPLRGKDTIALKVGTVRNKFKMAKHFDLQISDDSLTFTRKSDQIAAEAALDGIYVLRTSLPDHSLGRDDVVGRYKDLADVERFFRTLNSELDVRPIRHRLADRVRAHLFLRMLSYYISWHMKQALAPILFADNDKPAAAAKRADPVAPAQRSDKALAKAARKRTEDNYPVHSFTSLLADLATICANTIQPTHDLPAFTKITNPTPLQRRAFELLDISHRHGLT; encoded by the coding sequence ATGTACGTGGCTCGGGTGCCGAACCGGGGGTCGCCACCGGCGATCCTGCTGCGCGAAAGCTACCGCGAGGGCGGCAAGGTGAAAAACCGCACCTTGGCCAATCTGACCCGCTGGCCGCAGGACAAGGTTGAGGCGTTGTCGCGGGTGCTCAAGGGGCAGCCTGCCGGGCAGGATTTGGCCGAGGCGTTTGACGTCACCCGCAGCCTGCCGCACGGGCACGTGGCCGCGGTGCTGGGCACCGCCCGACGGCTGGGCATCGAGGAACTGATCGACCCGACCCCGTCGCGGCGGCGTGATCTGGTGGTCGCGAGGCTGGTGGCGCAGGTGATTGACCCCGGCTCCAAGCTGGCATTCGCGCGCGGGCTGCGCGCCGAGACCGCCACCAGTTCCCTCGGTGAGGTGCTCGGGCTGTCGGGCTGTGACGAGGATGACCTGTATGCCGCGATGGACTGGGCGCTGGCCCGCAAGGACGGGATCGAAAACGCTTTGGCCGCACGGCATCTGACTGATGGGACGCTGGTGCTCTATGACGTGTCCTCGGCGGCGTTTGAGGGCCGCACCTGCCCGCTGGGCAAAATCGGGCACGCCCGCGACGGGGTCAAAGGCAGGTTGCAGATCGTCTACGGGCTGCTGTGCTCGCCGGCCGGGATACCGATCGCCATTGAGGTGTTCGAGGGCAACACCGCCGACCCGAAAACGCTGGCCGCCCAGATCACCAAACTCAAAACCCGCTTCGGGCTGTCCAACATCGCCCTGGTGGGCGATCGAGGCATGATCACCAGCGCCCGCATCGACAAAGAGCTACGCCCAGCACAGCTGGATTGGATCAGCGCATTGCGCGCCCCACAGATCAACGCCCTGGTCAACCAGGGCGCGCTGCAGCTGTCGCTGTTTGACCAGCAGAACCTGTTCGAAATCACCCATCCCGACTACCCCGGCGAGCGGCTGGTGTGCTGCCACAACCCGGCGCTGGCCCACCAGCGCGCCCGCAAACGCGACGAGCTGCTGGCGGCCACCGAGGCAGAACTGGCCAAGATCGCCGCGGCCACCAGCCGGGCCCGCCGGCCGTTGCGCGGCAAAGACACCATCGCCCTCAAAGTGGGCACGGTGCGCAACAAATTCAAAATGGCCAAGCACTTTGACCTGCAGATCAGCGACGACTCATTGACCTTCACCCGCAAGTCCGATCAGATCGCCGCCGAGGCCGCCCTGGATGGCATCTACGTGCTGCGCACCAGCCTGCCCGACCACAGCCTGGGCCGCGATGACGTGGTGGGCCGCTACAAAGACCTCGCCGACGTCGAGCGGTTCTTTCGCACCCTCAACAGCGAACTCGATGTGCGCCCCATCCGCCACCGGCTCGCCGATCGAGTGCGCGCACACCTGTTCTTACGCATGCTGTCCTACTACATCAGCTGGCACATGAAACAAGCCCTAGCCCCAATCCTGTTCGCCGACAACGACAAACCCGCCGCCGCCGCCAAACGCGCCGACCCCGTCGCCCCCGCCCAACGCTCCGATAAAGCCCTCGCCAAGGCCGCCCGCAAACGCACCGAAGACAACTACCCGGTGCACAGCTTCACCAGCCTGCTCGCCGACCTGGCCACCATCTGCGCCAACACGATTCAACCCACCCACGACCTGCCGGCATTCACCAAAATCACCAACCCCACCCCACTGCAACGGCGAGCCTTCGAACTGCTCGACATCTCCCACCGCCACGGCCTGACGTAG
- the thrB gene encoding homoserine kinase: MASAVVAASSANLGPGFDSIGLALSLYDEILVETTDSGLIVEVEGEGAGQLSLDSGHLVVRAIQCGLDAAGAGVSGLIVRCRNAIPHSRGLGSSAAAVVGGLAVVNGLAAQADLTPFDQSQLIQLASEFEGHPDNAAAAVLGGAVVSWTDRNCDPPTYSAVPLRLHPDIHLFPAIPEERSSTAETRVMLPAQVSHHDASFNVSRAALLVVALTERPDLLMAATEDVLHQPQRAAAMPASAEYLRLLRRYKIAAVLSGAGPAVIGLTTEPELPSEAVEYGAANGFSVSEMTAGDAVRWSSGVAVPG; encoded by the coding sequence ATGGCCAGCGCCGTCGTAGCGGCGTCGAGCGCCAACTTGGGTCCCGGTTTCGACAGCATCGGCCTGGCGCTCAGTCTCTATGACGAGATCTTAGTCGAGACAACGGATTCCGGCTTGATCGTCGAAGTCGAAGGCGAAGGCGCCGGTCAGCTGTCGTTGGACTCTGGTCATTTGGTGGTTCGGGCAATCCAATGCGGTTTGGACGCCGCGGGCGCCGGTGTTTCAGGCCTGATAGTGCGGTGCCGCAACGCCATTCCGCACTCACGCGGACTTGGCTCGTCGGCCGCAGCTGTTGTTGGCGGTCTGGCGGTGGTCAATGGCCTTGCCGCGCAAGCTGATTTGACGCCCTTTGACCAATCTCAACTCATCCAGCTGGCCTCGGAATTCGAAGGCCACCCAGACAACGCCGCAGCGGCGGTACTCGGCGGTGCGGTGGTGTCGTGGACTGACCGCAACTGCGATCCGCCGACCTACTCGGCGGTGCCGTTGCGCTTGCATCCCGACATCCACCTATTCCCCGCGATCCCCGAAGAGCGCTCGTCGACCGCCGAGACCCGGGTAATGCTGCCCGCGCAGGTCAGCCACCACGACGCCAGTTTCAACGTCAGCCGCGCCGCGTTGCTCGTCGTGGCCCTCACCGAGCGGCCGGATCTGTTGATGGCGGCCACCGAGGACGTCCTGCATCAGCCACAACGAGCAGCCGCGATGCCAGCGTCGGCGGAATACCTCAGGTTGCTGCGGCGTTACAAAATTGCGGCGGTGCTGTCCGGTGCCGGGCCCGCGGTGATCGGGTTGACGACGGAGCCGGAACTGCCTTCCGAGGCGGTGGAGTACGGGGCCGCAAACGGATTTAGCGTTAGCGAAATGACTGCTGGTGACGCAGTTCGCTGGAGTTCTGGAGTCGCTGTTCCCGGTTGA
- a CDS encoding WXG100 family type VII secretion target, whose protein sequence is MIPTQSAVRAYDVSHLTEHASHWRELAERRRSVVGTINAQAKSLDWEGQGDEAMKAAMSQHLSTAEQEAELLHTAAQTAERGASVLHQQQQSILSTVDQAHQSGFAVGEDWSVTDAMYRPGSMGWYARFPTAHAIAADLRTQVATFTGQEYQTATDVAQAAGDLGGEGAVHGRIQDGNYHPGQGHIMAVDNGTGGNNNAPQPPPAVKITPHQTPPSVINMHAGEQLDSGRHQCSGWDVTKDVGEAVGGPLLVTGSILGGIAASPLGPPEWAMAIGGVLTGGATTIDGFGNLAGCG, encoded by the coding sequence GTGATCCCCACCCAATCGGCGGTGCGCGCTTATGACGTGTCCCATCTGACCGAGCACGCTTCTCACTGGCGCGAACTCGCCGAGCGCCGCAGGTCAGTGGTGGGCACGATCAATGCGCAAGCTAAGTCGCTCGACTGGGAGGGCCAGGGCGACGAGGCGATGAAAGCCGCGATGTCTCAGCACCTTTCGACAGCCGAGCAGGAGGCTGAGCTGCTGCACACCGCCGCCCAGACCGCCGAGCGCGGTGCCAGCGTCTTGCACCAGCAGCAGCAGTCGATCCTCTCCACGGTTGATCAAGCACACCAATCCGGTTTTGCGGTAGGCGAGGACTGGTCAGTCACCGACGCCATGTATCGGCCCGGCTCGATGGGATGGTATGCCCGGTTCCCCACCGCGCACGCCATCGCCGCCGACCTGCGCACCCAGGTGGCCACCTTCACCGGACAGGAGTACCAGACCGCCACCGACGTGGCCCAAGCCGCAGGTGACTTGGGTGGTGAGGGAGCAGTGCATGGTCGTATCCAAGACGGGAACTACCACCCCGGACAAGGTCACATTATGGCTGTCGACAACGGAACTGGTGGCAACAATAACGCTCCGCAGCCACCCCCGGCTGTGAAGATCACCCCTCATCAGACTCCGCCGTCCGTCATCAACATGCACGCCGGAGAACAGCTTGACTCGGGTAGACATCAGTGCAGTGGCTGGGACGTCACGAAAGACGTGGGCGAGGCTGTAGGTGGACCATTGCTGGTCACGGGTTCTATTCTTGGCGGTATTGCCGCGTCGCCACTGGGTCCACCCGAGTGGGCTATGGCTATCGGTGGAGTTCTAACAGGTGGTGCGACCACCATCGATGGCTTCGGAAACCTTGCGGGATGCGGGTAG
- the thrC gene encoding threonine synthase, with amino-acid sequence MTAARATTRQPWPGVIAAYRDRLPVGDDWTPVTLLEGGTPLIYAAKLSAQTGCTVHLKVEGLNPTGSFKDRGMTMAVTDAVARGQQAVLCASTGNTSASAAAYAARAGITCAVLVPQGKIAMGKLAQAVMHGAKIIQIDGNFDDCLELARKMATDFPTISLVNSVNPLRIQGQKTAAFEIVDVLGNAPDVHALPVGNAGNITAYWKGYTEYHADGVIDKLPRMLGTQAAGAAPLIVGAPVRKPETIATAIRIGSPASWATAVEAQQQSNGRFLAATDEEILAAYHLVAAAEGVFVEPASAASIAGLLKAIHDGWVAPGSTVVCTVTGNGLKDPDTALKDLPQVSPVPVDPAAVVAKLGLG; translated from the coding sequence ATGACCGCAGCCCGGGCGACGACCCGTCAACCATGGCCCGGTGTTATCGCGGCCTACCGCGATCGACTCCCGGTGGGCGACGACTGGACCCCGGTGACGCTGCTCGAGGGCGGCACCCCGCTCATCTATGCCGCCAAGCTCTCAGCGCAGACCGGATGCACGGTGCATCTTAAAGTCGAAGGCCTGAACCCCACCGGTTCCTTCAAAGACCGCGGCATGACCATGGCGGTCACCGACGCGGTGGCCCGCGGCCAGCAGGCGGTGCTGTGTGCGTCGACGGGCAACACCTCGGCGTCGGCAGCGGCGTACGCGGCCCGCGCAGGCATCACCTGCGCGGTGCTGGTGCCGCAGGGCAAAATCGCGATGGGCAAGTTGGCGCAGGCTGTTATGCACGGCGCCAAGATCATCCAGATCGACGGTAACTTCGACGACTGCCTGGAACTGGCGCGCAAAATGGCAACCGATTTCCCGACGATCTCGCTGGTCAACTCCGTCAACCCGCTGCGTATCCAAGGCCAGAAAACGGCGGCCTTCGAGATCGTCGATGTTTTGGGCAACGCGCCAGACGTGCACGCCCTGCCGGTAGGCAACGCGGGCAACATTACTGCGTATTGGAAGGGCTACACCGAATATCATGCCGACGGAGTCATCGACAAGTTGCCACGCATGCTGGGCACCCAGGCAGCCGGGGCGGCACCGCTAATCGTCGGCGCCCCCGTGCGCAAACCCGAAACAATCGCCACCGCGATCCGCATCGGCTCACCTGCGTCGTGGGCGACGGCCGTCGAGGCGCAACAACAGTCCAACGGGCGATTCCTGGCCGCCACCGACGAGGAGATCCTCGCTGCTTACCACCTGGTGGCCGCCGCTGAAGGCGTCTTCGTCGAGCCCGCATCCGCGGCCAGCATCGCGGGCTTGCTCAAGGCCATCCACGATGGCTGGGTGGCCCCCGGATCAACCGTGGTGTGTACGGTCACCGGCAACGGTCTCAAAGATCCCGATACCGCGTTGAAGGACCTGCCGCAGGTGTCACCGGTGCCGGTTGACCCCGCCGCCGTCGTCGCGAAGCTGGGGCTGGGCTAG